One Methylophilus sp. TWE2 DNA segment encodes these proteins:
- the lepA gene encoding translation elongation factor 4: MKNIRNFSIIAHIDHGKSTLADRIIQLCGGLEAREMEAQVLDSMDIERERGITIKAQTAALQYKANNGETYFLNLIDTPGHVDFSYEVSRSLSACEGALLVVDASQGVEAQSVANCYTAIDLGVEVTPVLNKIDLPSADPVRVSQEIEDVIGVDATDAVRCSAKTGEGVRDVLEEVVAKVPPPKGDVNAPLKALVIDAWFDNYVGVVMLVRVVDGVLRAKEKIRLMATGAEYLCEQVGVFTPKSLQRQQLSAGEVGFIIAGIKELAAAKVGDTVTLAGAGKGASEPLPGFKEVKPQVFAGLYPVESNQFESLRTALEKLSLNDSSLQFEPENSTALGFGFRCGFLGLLHMEIVQERLEREYDMDLITTAPTVIYELLLKSGEVIQIENPSRLPEPSRIEEIREPMIVVNLLMPQDYVGPVMTLCNNKRGVQRNMQYMGRQVMLSYEMPLNEVVLDFFDKLKSVSRGYASMDYEFLEFRAADLVKLDIMVNGERVDALSLIVHRANSIYRGRELVAKMRELIPRQMFDIAIQASIGANIIARETVKAMRKNVLAKCYGGDITRKRKLLEKQKEGKKRMKQVGNVEIPQEAFLAILRVEDK; this comes from the coding sequence ATGAAAAATATTCGTAATTTTTCGATTATTGCCCACATTGACCATGGCAAATCGACACTGGCAGACCGTATCATCCAATTGTGCGGTGGCCTCGAAGCGCGCGAGATGGAAGCGCAAGTGCTCGACAGTATGGATATTGAGCGTGAGCGCGGCATTACCATCAAAGCGCAAACCGCCGCCTTGCAATACAAAGCTAACAATGGCGAAACGTATTTCCTCAACCTGATTGATACCCCGGGTCATGTAGACTTTAGTTATGAAGTGAGTCGATCTTTGTCTGCCTGCGAAGGTGCCTTGCTGGTGGTAGATGCTTCCCAGGGCGTGGAAGCGCAAAGTGTCGCCAACTGCTATACCGCGATTGATCTCGGTGTGGAAGTGACACCAGTACTCAACAAAATTGATTTGCCGTCAGCCGACCCTGTGCGCGTTTCACAGGAAATTGAGGATGTGATTGGGGTGGATGCCACCGATGCCGTGCGTTGTTCAGCCAAAACTGGTGAAGGGGTGCGTGATGTGCTGGAGGAGGTGGTTGCCAAAGTGCCACCGCCTAAAGGTGATGTCAATGCGCCGTTGAAAGCGCTGGTGATCGACGCCTGGTTTGATAACTATGTGGGCGTGGTCATGCTGGTGCGTGTGGTGGATGGCGTACTGCGTGCCAAGGAAAAAATCCGCTTGATGGCCACCGGTGCCGAATACCTGTGTGAGCAGGTGGGCGTGTTTACACCCAAATCTCTGCAGCGTCAGCAACTGAGTGCGGGCGAGGTTGGCTTTATTATTGCCGGTATTAAAGAACTGGCTGCGGCCAAGGTCGGCGATACCGTGACGCTTGCCGGGGCAGGCAAGGGAGCTAGTGAGCCGTTGCCAGGCTTTAAAGAGGTGAAACCGCAAGTGTTTGCAGGCTTGTACCCGGTCGAGTCCAACCAGTTTGAGTCATTGCGTACCGCGCTGGAAAAATTAAGCCTGAATGACTCCAGCTTGCAGTTCGAGCCGGAAAACTCCACAGCGCTGGGCTTTGGTTTCCGTTGCGGATTCCTTGGTTTGCTGCATATGGAGATCGTACAAGAGCGCCTGGAGCGCGAGTACGATATGGACCTGATTACGACTGCGCCCACCGTGATTTATGAGCTGTTGCTCAAAAGTGGCGAAGTCATACAAATCGAGAATCCGTCACGCTTGCCTGAGCCTTCACGCATTGAAGAAATCCGTGAGCCCATGATTGTGGTTAACTTGTTGATGCCGCAAGATTATGTGGGGCCGGTGATGACCTTGTGTAATAACAAGCGCGGTGTGCAGCGCAATATGCAATATATGGGCCGCCAGGTGATGTTGAGCTATGAGATGCCGCTGAATGAGGTGGTGCTCGATTTCTTTGATAAACTCAAATCAGTTTCGCGTGGTTATGCCTCCATGGATTACGAGTTTCTTGAGTTCAGAGCAGCTGATCTGGTCAAGCTGGATATCATGGTAAACGGTGAGCGGGTGGATGCATTGAGCCTGATTGTGCATCGAGCCAACAGCATTTATCGTGGTCGCGAATTGGTTGCCAAAATGCGTGAGCTAATTCCACGGCAGATGTTTGATATTGCCATCCAGGCATCCATAGGCGCCAATATTATCGCCCGTGAAACGGTGAAAGCCATGCGTAAAAACGTGTTGGCAAAATGCTACGGTGGTGACATCACACGTAAGCGCAAGTTGCTGGAAAAACAAAAAGAAGGTAAAAAGCGTATGAAACAGGTGGGCAATGTGGAAATTCCACAAGAGGCCTTCCTGGCTATTTTGCGCGTTGAAGATAAATAA
- a CDS encoding DegQ family serine endoprotease, with product MMRQWISGVMLACAITATMPVMTVQAKDLPDFTELAEKQGPAVVNISITSVVHGTGIGFPGMPNDENLQEFLRRFGIPGMPGMPGQDGGQDYKSQSLGSGFIISADGYILTNAHVVNEADEVLVKLYDKREFKAKIIGADKRTDVALIKIEATGLPRVTIGDPNALKVGEWVAAIGSPFGLENTMTAGIVSAKGRALPQENYVPFIQTDVAINPGNSGGPLFNLRGEVVGVNSQIYSKSGGSMGLSFSIPIDVAIDISNQLKANGRIARGWLGIGIQEVTKELAESFGLKQTNGALIAGVEKNSPADKGGLEAGDIILKFDGKPITTSSDLPRVVAATKPGKVVPVEVVRKGANKTLQLGVGEMPNEQGEAPAVSKEPVKPEANKVGLTLRELTPQQKKKLNGKNGLLVIESSGAAAQAGIRRGDVILGLNNNESQSVDLFNKQINAVPSGKTIAVLVQRGENTLYVPIKIK from the coding sequence ATGATGAGACAATGGATTTCTGGTGTGATGTTAGCGTGTGCAATCACCGCGACCATGCCAGTAATGACTGTGCAGGCAAAAGACTTACCAGACTTTACTGAACTGGCTGAGAAACAAGGCCCTGCTGTGGTCAATATTAGTATTACTTCAGTTGTGCACGGCACCGGTATCGGTTTTCCTGGGATGCCGAATGATGAGAACCTGCAAGAGTTCCTGCGCCGCTTTGGCATCCCTGGGATGCCGGGCATGCCGGGGCAGGACGGTGGTCAGGATTACAAATCTCAATCCTTGGGCTCAGGCTTTATTATCAGTGCAGATGGCTATATATTGACCAACGCGCATGTGGTTAATGAAGCAGATGAAGTGCTGGTGAAGCTTTATGACAAACGTGAGTTCAAGGCGAAAATCATCGGGGCCGATAAGCGGACTGATGTCGCGCTGATTAAAATTGAAGCCACCGGTTTACCTAGAGTCACCATTGGTGATCCCAATGCGCTTAAGGTCGGTGAGTGGGTAGCTGCGATTGGCTCGCCTTTTGGTCTCGAAAACACAATGACGGCTGGTATCGTCAGTGCCAAAGGCCGTGCCTTACCACAAGAAAATTATGTGCCTTTTATTCAAACTGATGTAGCGATTAACCCAGGTAACTCGGGCGGCCCCTTGTTCAACCTGCGTGGTGAAGTGGTAGGGGTGAACTCACAAATTTACAGTAAAAGCGGTGGTTCCATGGGGCTTTCATTCAGTATTCCCATTGATGTCGCCATCGATATTTCTAATCAACTCAAAGCCAATGGGCGGATTGCTCGTGGCTGGTTGGGGATTGGAATCCAGGAAGTCACCAAGGAACTGGCGGAGTCTTTCGGCTTGAAGCAGACCAATGGGGCACTGATTGCTGGTGTAGAGAAAAACAGTCCGGCAGACAAGGGCGGTTTGGAAGCAGGCGATATTATCCTCAAGTTTGATGGCAAGCCGATCACCACTTCGAGCGACCTGCCACGCGTGGTTGCAGCTACTAAGCCAGGTAAAGTCGTGCCGGTAGAAGTTGTACGCAAAGGCGCAAATAAAACGCTGCAATTGGGTGTGGGCGAAATGCCTAACGAGCAAGGTGAGGCGCCAGCGGTGAGTAAAGAACCGGTGAAACCTGAGGCCAATAAAGTGGGCCTGACACTGCGTGAATTAACGCCGCAGCAGAAGAAAAAGCTCAATGGCAAAAATGGCCTGCTGGTGATTGAAAGCAGCGGGGCGGCAGCACAGGCGGGTATCCGTCGCGGAGATGTGATTTTGGGCTTAAACAATAACGAAAGTCAAAGCGTTGACTTGTTTAATAAACAAATCAATGCCGTGCCTTCTGGCAAGACCATCGCCGTCTTAGTTCAGCGCGGGGAAAATACCCTGTATGTGCCGATTAAAATCAAGTAA
- a CDS encoding MucB/RseB C-terminal domain-containing protein yields the protein MSLKFVFPGHFLRVLLLAIFSQSAVAEEDLWATMQKTASAARELNYQGLFVYQNGAVIRSVQITHIYEGGREFTRNVVLDGRPREVFSEGDDIVIFNAKNDKVVIEKRRGQNLFPAMLPTQLYPLKQNYKLKFIGQERVAGRLAQVLDMIPNDNLRYQYRIWSDTEYGLLLKMSMLDMQGRTLEQIGFNQVAMLHTKDLDWFQPKIDATKPYVMDDTTDLTHTEDNLVVPNLPAGYKKVDQIQLKVPGRTTPVRQLIFSDGLASVSLFVEPMIKGMQPRVGKKSMGSTNVYAHVLNGYQLVVVGEVPAQTVEQIAQQVTFKK from the coding sequence ATGTCACTCAAGTTTGTTTTTCCTGGGCATTTTCTGCGTGTCTTGCTACTCGCAATTTTTAGCCAATCTGCCGTTGCCGAAGAGGATCTCTGGGCCACCATGCAGAAAACGGCTTCTGCAGCCAGGGAGTTGAATTACCAGGGCTTGTTTGTTTATCAGAATGGGGCGGTGATCCGCTCAGTACAAATTACCCACATTTATGAAGGTGGGCGCGAGTTTACGCGCAATGTTGTGCTTGATGGCCGTCCGCGTGAAGTGTTTAGCGAAGGCGATGACATTGTTATCTTCAATGCTAAAAATGACAAGGTCGTCATTGAAAAGCGGCGCGGACAGAATTTGTTTCCAGCCATGCTGCCCACCCAATTGTATCCCCTCAAGCAGAATTACAAGCTCAAGTTTATCGGCCAGGAGCGAGTGGCCGGTCGTCTGGCGCAAGTCCTCGATATGATCCCTAACGATAACCTGCGCTACCAATACCGCATTTGGTCTGATACCGAATATGGGCTCCTGCTTAAAATGAGCATGCTCGATATGCAGGGCCGGACGCTGGAGCAGATTGGCTTTAATCAGGTGGCCATGTTGCATACCAAAGACCTGGACTGGTTCCAGCCTAAAATTGATGCGACCAAGCCCTATGTCATGGATGACACGACCGACTTGACGCACACAGAAGATAACTTGGTCGTTCCAAATCTCCCTGCCGGATATAAAAAAGTAGATCAGATACAATTAAAGGTGCCCGGCAGGACGACCCCGGTAAGACAATTGATTTTTTCTGATGGGCTGGCCTCAGTGTCGTTGTTTGTTGAACCGATGATCAAAGGCATGCAGCCTCGAGTCGGCAAGAAAAGCATGGGCTCAACGAATGTGTATGCGCATGTGCTCAATGGTTACCAGCTGGTTGTTGTCGGTGAGGTGCCTGCGCAAACGGTTGAGCAAATTGCGCAACAAGTCACTTTCAAGAAATAG